In the Oryza glaberrima chromosome 6, OglaRS2, whole genome shotgun sequence genome, one interval contains:
- the LOC127777572 gene encoding potassium transporter 24: protein MDVEGSGAAARRKGGWWWWREEAVLAYQSLGVVYGEVAAAPLYVYRSAFAGGDIEHSAGNEEIYGALSLVFWTLTLVPLAKYVLLVLRADDAGEGGTFALYSLICRRVRAGLLPPCAAGEELDAAGAAAAPVSAVRAALERHRVLQRLLLLLALLGTCMVIGDGVLTPAVSVFSAVSGLELSMDKDQHKYILLPITCVILVCLFALQHYGTHRVGFLFAPIVCLWLLCISIIGVYNIIHWNPHVYQALSPYYMYKFLRKTQTGGWMSLGGILLCVTGSEAMYADLGHFTQNSIKMAFTLLVYPALVLAYMGQAAYISRHHNFEDGSHIGFYVSVPEKIRWPVLGIAILASVVGSQAIITGTFSIIKQCSSLNCFPRVKIVHTSSTVHGQIYIPEINWILMILCLSVTIGFRDTKHLTNAQGLAVITVMLVTTCLMSLVILLCWNKSIVYALSFLLFFGAIEVIYFAASLVKFHEGAWVPVTLSFIFMMMMCVWHYGTKKKYEFDVQNKVSISWLLNIGPSLGIVRVRGIGLIHTELMSGIPAIFSHFVTNLPAFHQVLVFLCIKSVSVPHVQPEERFLVGRIGPKKYRIYRVIVRYGYRDVQKDDVEFEKDLVSSIAEFIRCADSNQNGFMDGASHSCEGLSFISKGLPLEEEEGEFDGSDSTGSSAHKEINPNTTAPKPKRVRFALPKDTKIDREVRDELQELMEAREAGMSFITGRSHMKAKSGSGLIKQIVINFGYEFLRRNSRGPAFAVNLPHVSTVEVGMICLV from the exons ATGGATGTGgagggcagcggcgcggcggcgcggaggaag ggggggtggtggtggtggcgggaggaggcggtgctAGCGTACCAGAGCCTCGGGGTGGTGtacggcgaggtggcggcggcgccgctgtaCGTGTACAGGAGcgcgttcgccggcggcgacatcgAGCACTCGGCGGGGAACGAGGAGATCTACGGCGCCCTCTCGCTCGTGTTCTGGACGCTCACCCTCGTCCCGCTCGCCAAGTACGTCCTCCTCGTGCtccgcgccgacgacgccggcgagggcggcacCTTCGCGCTCTACTCCCTCATctgccgccgcgtccgcgccggcctcctccccccctgcgccgccggcgaggagctcgacgctgcgggcgccgcggcggcgcccgtgtCGGCCGTGCGCGCCGCGCTGGAGCGGCACCGTGTCCTgcagaggctgctgctgctgctcgcgctGCTCGGGACGTGCATGGtcatcggcgacggcgtgctCACCCCTGCTGTCTCCG TGTTCTCAGCGGTTTCCGGGCTGGAGTTGTCCATGGACAAGGACCAACACAAAT ATATATTGCTTCCAATAACATGCGTGATACTGGTGTGCTTATTCGCCTTGCAACACTACGGCACACACAGGGTTGGGTTTCTTTTCGCGCCTATTGTTTGCTTATGGCTTCTCTGCATCAGCATCATAGGGGTGTACAACATCATCCATTGGAACCCCCATGTGTATCAAGCCCTTTCACCATACTACATGTATAAATTTCTCCGAAAGACTCAAACAGGAGGTTGGATGTCGCTTGGTGGAATCCTTTTATGCGTAACCG GCTCTGAAGCTATGTATGCGGATCTTGGACATTTCACACAGAACTCAATAAAG ATGGCTTTCACACTATTGGTTTACCCAGCGCTTGTACTGGCCTATATGGGTCAAGCTGCTTACATTTCACGCCATCACAATTTTGAGGATGGCAGTCATATTGGATTCTACGTATCAGTGCCAG AAAAAATCAGATGGCCTGTTCTGGGGATTGCAATTCTGGCATCTGTAGTTGGCAGCCAAGCAATTATCACTGGGACTTTCTCAATTATCAAGCAGTGTTCGTCCTTAAACTGCTTCCCTAGGGTGAAGATTGTGCATACATCCTCTACAGTGCATGGTCAGATATACATACCAGAGATCAATTGGATATTAATGATACTATGCCTTTCTGTAACTATAGGCTTCAGAGACACAAAGCACTTGACAAACGCACAAG GGCTTGCAGTTATAACTGTTATGCTCGTCACGACATGTTTGATGTCACTGGTTATTCTTCTTTGCTGGAACAAGAGCATTGTCTATGCTCTCagcttccttcttttctttggtGCAATCGAAGTAATCTACTTCGCGGCTTCACTTGTGAAGTTTCACGAAGGGGCTTGGGTACCTGTCACTCTTTCCTTCATTTTCATGATGATGATGTGTGTGTGGCACTATGGAACTAAAAAGAAGTATGAGTTTGATGTGCAAAACAAGGTCTCCATAAGTTGGCTCTTGAATATTGGCCCTTCCTTGGGAATTGTTCGTGTACGAGGAATTGGTCTGATACACACAGAGCTTATGTCAGGGATTCCAGCCATTTTCTCCCACTTTGTGACCAACTTGCCTGCGTTTCATCAG gttCTGGTGTTTCTATGCATTAAATCAGTATCCGTACCACACGTTCAGCCTGAGGAGCGATTTTTGGTTGGCCGCATTGGCCCAAAAAAGTATAGGATATACAGAGTGATTGTCCGGTATGGTTACCGTGATGTACAGAAGGATGATGTAGAGTTTGAGAAGGATCTAGTCAGCAGTATTGCAGAGTTCATCCGCTGTGCGGACTCTAACCAAAACGGTTTTATGGACGGCGCAAGCCATTCATGTGAGGGGCTATCTTTCATCAGTAAAGGCCTTCCacttgaggaggaggaaggtgagTTTGATGGATCAGATTCAACAGGATCATCTGCTCATAAGGAGATAAATCCAAACACGACGGCACCGAAGCCAAAGAGGGTGAGGTTTGCACTTCCAAAGGACACAAAGATAGACCGGGAGGTGCGCGACGAGCTGCAGGAGCTGATGGAGGCAAGGGAGGCAGGCATGTCCTTCATAACGGGCCGCTCCCATATGAAGGCGAAAAGCGGGTCTGGTCTGATAAAGCAGATTGTGATAAACTTCGGCTATGAGTTCTTGAGAAGGAACAGCCGGGGCCCTGCGTTCGCAGTAAACTTACCTCATGTTTCAACTGTAGAGGTTGGAATGATCTGCCTAGTATGA